The Rubrobacter tropicus nucleotide sequence CAAGCGTTTGTAGTATGGCCGAGCGCGTCGCGTTCATCGCCGCGGCGTGCGGGAAGGCGCGGCCAGCGAGACGTTGGACCTCGGAGTGGCCGAACTCTTCGGCCGTACGGTTGCCCTTGGCGAGGTTGCACGGGCGGCACGAGAGCGTGAGGTTGCCCACCCGGTCGGAGCCACCGCGGGATTTGGGCACCACGTGCTCCATCTCTAGCGCCACGTCCCGTGCCCCGCAGTAGGCGCACGTGCGTCCCCACTTTTCGAGCAGGTACTCACGCACCTCGTAGCCGAACAGCTCTCCCCTCTGGTACTCCGACCGGAGATTTCCGGGTCCCGCAACTTTCGGGCGTCGAAGCGCGCCGTTTCGACGGAGAGGTATTTCACAGGCACTAGACGGCGGTAGCGTTCGATCCAGGCCTCGACGTTGCGCACCCTAGCCGACAGCGAAGGCGGGAGCCATCCCTCCGGGCGAGCACGATTGTCGAAGCGCGGCGGACGGTAGCGCAGGTTGGCGCAGCGCCTTCGGCGCCGGTGGTTGCGGCGCTTCAGCAACGCCTTACTTATGCCCGGCTTGTGGTGCATCTCGGCCAGGTGCAAGACGGCAGCCTCGTCGCCCTTCTCACGTAAGATGGCGACTCCAGTGACCCTACTGCCGGGGTCAAGTTTCAGCCGCACCGGCTGCACCGTTCCGCCCCTCCGGTGTTTGAGCCGAATTGTGAAAGGCACGCGCTTGTGAACGACCGCGCGACCCTCCCGCAGCAGGCGCCGCGCCCGGGCCGGGTGAGCGGGCATCAAGGGCGCACCGCAACTGTCCAAAACGAAAACCTTGAACATCGTGTGGAGTTACCTCCTACTTCTCCGCTTTCGCGGGTGACGCCCCCGGTCCGGCAAACCGGAGATCTCCCCTCGGGAATGTTGGACGCCGGCGGGCACCGGGCGTCCGGCGCCTGCACACGATCCGTTTCGCGCCTGCCCCTAAGGACTGTCTGCAACCGTGCGTTCCAGAGCGGCGGGCTGAGGAAGCACCCGCAGATGGGTCTTCTGCCCCACGTCCAACGTAGCCGGGTCCAAGCTTGCCAAGCTATCCGACTTACCCTGGTCAACCGGCTCCATAGGGGAAAGCCCCCGGAGCCGCGGTTTTATCCGCGGGGCGGTTGACTGTTCATGCTCGCCATCGTCGTGGCCTCCCTTCTCCCCGCGTCCGACCGGATCGACCATCCGCCGCCGAACGCGCCGTTTGCCGCGGCCCCCTCGCGGGACCTCCTTCGCCTTCAGGAGGAGGTCCCGTGGGGCCCCGCCGATCAACCGCCCCCAGTCCCAACCACGCGAAGCTCTTCTACATGAATACTATGTTTGCCAGTAGGCAAACAAGGGGAATGGTGTCTTTCTCTTGGTCGGTCGGAAGACGGGGGCTCGCTGGTGGTAGCGAACCCCCGTTCCTCCGACGCTCAGGCGGTGAGTGTCTCGATCTCCTCTTGGGCGCCCTCGTCGGCGACATGGTCGAGGAAGGCCTCGCGGCCGGTCTCCTCGGGGAAGACGTCCTCGTGGCCGCTCGAAAGCAGGGCCTCTTCGTCCTCCTCGCCTTCGGGCTCGACGCCGTCGGCCTCGGTCCAGGGGCTCACGATCCCGAACCTCTCGTCGCGGATCAGGCCGTTCAGGCCACGCCGGAACCTCACCTCGTCGAGGGGCTCGGTGGCGGCGATGAAGACCTCGGCGGACTTCCGGCTCCGCAGACGCCTCATCTTCCCGGCGTCGGCCAGCTCGCGGAGAGCTGCCAGGAGGGCCGCCTCGGGTAAAGCCGCTCTTGCGCCAGCGAGCTTCGCGTGCCGGGAGACGAACTCACGCTCGCGGATCGCGCCGCCCTCGCGCCTGAGGAGGTGCAGCAGCCTGTGGGTGGGGGACGGGAGCTGCCGGAGGTAGACGGCGCGGGCGGTGTCGTAGGCCACCCGGCCACTCTTGCGCGCCCGCTCCGTGCGGTGCTCGAGTTCCGCATCTTCCGTCCAATGAGGCTCACGCGACGCGGTCCACGAGTCGTCGATTTCGCGGGCGGGCCTCACCACAAGTTTCTCTCCGCGACGGCGGCGTGCGATGAACTCGGCGCGCAGGCGCTTGCGGTTCGCCTCGATCCTCCGGCGCTCGGCCTTCGTCTCGGCGACGGCGAGCGACCCTCCGTCGCGGGACGCGCGGAAACGTTCGGCGGCGGCTTCGAGCTCCCTCTCGGGGGAAACCTTCCCGGTCTTCACGGTCAGGCCCCAGCCCTCCTCTTCGGAGTAGTGGGAGCCGGCATCCCCGGAGTCGAGGAGGACGCCGAAGACCCGCCGGGAGGCGAGGGGACGTTCGGCGGAGCGCGGAAGCGTCTCCACCGCCCGCCTCTTGTCGCCTGCGGTGGAGCCGGCCATCGCCAGGACCACGCCGCCGGCTTCGCCCGCGAAGAGGTGGGCGATGCCCGCCTCGGAGAGCCTCGCCACCCGGGCGAGCATCTCGGGGGCGAGGTCGCTGACTCGTCGGGCGGCCGGGACCGCCCAACCCGAGGACTTGACGGCCTCGGCCAGGAAACCGTCGCGGGCGTCGTTCGAGGAGTAATCGGAGACGGGCGGATTCTCGTCTGGGCCGGCAATCGGTGTCCTGGCCCTCGCGCCGCGGAGCGCGTGCGCGGCGGCCGTCCTGGGCGAGAAGTGGGCGTCGAATGTAGCGTCGGCAGTGTTCTCGCTGCCGACCGCGAAGGAGACGAGACCTTCCCAGTCCACGGCGACGCCGGCCGAGAGCCGGCAGTTGCGGACCGCCGGGACCCACAGGGCGTCGCCCGATTCGAGAGCGACGCCCGCCAGCGCATCAAGGCGCTCGGGGACGGGCAGGCGGGTGATGAGCCCCTCCAGTTCCTCCAGGGTTTCTACGGCGTTCGCGAGGTCTTCCTCACTCGGGGCCTCGATCTTCGTCGGCTCGAGCCCCTCGATCAGGGCGCGCACCGACCTTGCGGTATACTCGGCCATGTTGCTCTCCTTTCTTGGGAGACGAAGGCCGGGAGGGTTCAGCTCCCGGCCTTCAGCCTTTCTTCTTGCGGAGGCCCTTTGGCGGGGTCCTCCTTCTCCTCGTTGGAGGAGGTCCCCGGCCGCACCGGTCGGGGGTCCTCGTTCTCGAATCACCGTCTCACCGTTTCCTCCTTCCTATCTCGAACCTTCCGTATCTTTGCGGGGACCGGGTCTCCCCCAACCGAAAAGACCCGCCGCCCCTTCCGGGACGACGGGTCCGTACTCGACTCGCTCTTTCGTGATGGGCTCTAGCCGGCGTCCTCCCGCCAGGCCGGCGGGCGGGCGGTAGAGCGTTCGGTTTCTCGTCCGTGGCTCAGCCGGCCAGGCGCACGCCTCCGATGAGTTTGGGTGTGCTCCTGGGGTCCCGTTCCCCTTCGGGGACTTGCTCCGAAAAACTCAGGTTCGCCTCCGCGTCCTGCCCGCGGGCGAGGTGCTCCACGATGCCGACCTCGTCCTTGTAACGTGCCCGGGCGACCAGGCGGTCCACGGTGTGGCCGGTGCGGACGCTGAACGGCGTCACGGCGAGCAGCACCTCCTGGTTGTGGGGGGCTTCCGGGTTCTCGCGGAGCGCCAGGATCTCGCCCCTGAGGGCGTTCGGGCCGTCCGGGCCATCGAAATCCCAGGGCTCGCCCACGGAGATGCTCACCGACCGTCCCACGAGTAGCCTCCCCACCTCCTCCTCACTCAAGGTAATCAACCGAAACCACCTCCGCTTCGACGCTCTCTTCGCTCACGTACTCCGTGCCCCCGCCGGGCTCGTCCTCGTCGGGCTCGACGCGCGTGCCCGCGAGCAGCAACCCGGGCTCGCTCGTAATTCTAAACTCCAGCCTCGCCTCGGGCAGGTACTCGAGGGCGAGGCGACTCTTGGCCTCGGTCGGGCTCCCGTACAGGTCGGTGGTCCAGTACGTCCTGCCCGGCCTGCCGCCCCGCAGCTTCCCCGTCCTCACGACTGCCTCGACCTCCGCCCGGCTCATGTACCGGTAGAACACGCGGCCGGCGACCGGAGAGCTCCGCTCCTCGCTCACGCCCTTACACCTCCCTCCCTTTTCTCCTTGTGATCTACGCACCCCAACGGCTACAACGGCGACGGACAGACTCTATGGGGAACGGCCTTTCGGAAGTACCGCACAGGACGTCCATTCTGAAGATTCCCTCTTACCGTTCAGCTTCGTGGCCTCGATGCAGCGGTACCCGAAGAGGCCCGCGTTCCGGAATCCCGTTGGGTGAGGAAGCGGATCCCTCGCTCCCCGAGGTTCTTTTGGCGAGAACCCCGAAAACCCGAACACCCCGGAAGTCTTTGTGGCGAAGACCCGGAAAACCAGCGACAAGTACGATTGCCGCGGAGCCTACACCCCTGCGGAGGACGCGTAAAGGGCAGTTCGGGAGAGCTTCGACCGCGGCTTCAAAGGAAGGGAGGGATCCGGGTTTGTAGGGATCGGAGGATAAGTGAAAGGGAGTTTGTCGGGAGCATTGAGGGCTATTTGTCCTCGCACCCTCCGTGAAACCTTGTAGGTCGCAGTGCCGCATATACAAAGGGATTCGGTCCCAAAACCACGCCGGACCAGAGCGTGGCAGCCGTGTGGCGGCCAGCCTTCGGAGGGGTGCGACCCGGGCGCAACGCGGTTGCTACGCCGTTGCAACGGCCCGAAAGTATCGCAACCGGGTGGCGGCCGGTGAAAGGTAGAGAGGCTCGAACGTGTTGCGCCCGGAGCAGATCGGGGTCGAAATTGGCCCTATTCTCTCGCGTGTTGATCCTTGCGAACGACACGCCGAGCCCTTAGACGAGCAGTTTGCCACCGTCGATGTGTAGCACCGTGCCGGTGACGAAGCCGTTGCCCATAAGGAACATAGCCCCATCAGCAATGTCCTCTGGCGTGCCTATCCTCCCGACCGGCAAGCGAGCGGTCAGCTCCCTCACCGCCTCATCTCGTTCATCGCCATAGTAGGCGTCCAGGAGCGGGGTGTCCACGAACCCGGCGCAGATGGTGTTCACCCGGATCGGCGCGAGCTCCAGGGCGAGCGCGCGGGCGAATGCCTCTATCGCGCCGCCCGAAGCCGCCACCATCGCCGCACCGGGATAGGGGCGATGGGAGGACGTGCCCGACATGAACGTTATCGAGCCTCCGTGCATCGCGGGCGCGGCGTGCTTTGCCGCGAAGAACCCTCCCCACACACGGATGTCCAGCGTCGGACGCACGTCGGTCTCTTCGGCTTCGACCACTCCTACGGCCGCCGTCTCCGCGGCGGCGACCAGCAGGTGGTCCACTCGCTCCACCCGCCCGAAGAGATCGCGCACGGAAGCTTCGTCGGTAACGTCCGCAACGAGTGTCCGAACGTCGGCACCGATCTGCGCCTTCGCGCGCCCCAGCTTCTCCGGTGAACGACCGGCGATCACAACCGAGGCGCCGGCGTCACGCGCCGCTTCCGCGCAGGCCAGCCCGATGCCCGAGCTGCCACCGATGACCATCACCATCGACCCGTCGAGCTTGCGTTCACCCATGCCGGTAGCCTACACGCATATCTTCCCGCTGTGACGGTCACCGGGACTGTAACCAGCGCCCAAAACCTGCTTCGGACTCGGCAGCAGGTTCGGGCTAGGGACCGCGTACGTGGTCGCCGCGACTCTAATCCTGCCGAACTTGTCCACTCCTCCTAGGGAGCACGGACGAAGCGAGGACACGCATTGAGCGCTGGGGCCTCAGGGGGAAAGGCGCAGGGCGGCGTTGTAGAGGTAGTCGGCGATGCCAGTGACGTCCCGACCGACGACCTCGATACCGTGCTGCTCTCCGGCGCGCCTGGCCGCGTCGATCATAGGCGAGTCACCATGGTCGAAGACGAAGAGGATCTCGGCCGGCTTGCGCAGGCGTAGCTCGACGAAGCGCTTGTGGTCCTCGACCTTCTCGTAGATCTTCGCCGGCCCGACCTTCGACTCGGCGGTCTGGCGTTCGATGATGAAGACTTGATCGCAGAGGAGCACGTGGGCGTCCGGCTTGTGCTGGTAGGGCACGTTCTCGTACTCGCCGGTGTAGAGCACCCGCTTCTCATGACGCCACTCCCAGGCCGGGTAGGGACCGAGCTCGTCGTCGAGGCGGTGCTTGACGGCGGCGTAGATCTCGGCGGCCCTGACGTAGTGGCGGGCCTGCCTGGGCAGGAGCGGCTTGGGCACGTAGGCCTCATCCAGCTCCAGGGTCTCCGTGACGGAGTCGAAGCCGGACTTGGTGAGGTGCCACACGCCCTGGGCGGAGACGCGCTCGTCCCAGCTCGTCGGCTCGACGACGTACATGGTCCGGTTCGTCACGTAGCCCTTCTTGAGGAGCTGCGCCAGGCGAGACCGGGCCTTGCTGGCGCTTGGGAAGAACAGGCGGGTGAGCTGCGGGGTGGACATGTAGCGGCAGAAGAAGAGCGCCAGGAATACCTCCTTGTCCCGCTCCGTGATTGTCCCCTCGCGTCCGACCTTCAGCGCCATAGACAAACCGTCCCTTCTAGTGTCGAATCTTGCCGGCGAGCATCCTGGCCTCCGCGGACCTCATGGACCGACGCCGCCAGAGGACGAACACAGACAGAGCCGTCGCGGCGTAAAGGGACGTCGGGCCGGGGTCCGGCACGAGCGGCCCGACCCCCGGCGTCATTCCGAGGCTCGCGGCCAGCCCGAGAATGCCCTCCAGCACCGCGAGCAGCCAGCCGGCCAACAGGTAGCCCGCCGACCACGCGAGGACGCCCCACAGCGCCTCCCCACGGGTGAAAAGGGCTGCGGAGTGCCGTGACCCCTCGGGGACCTTATGGAGCTCCCAGCGTTCTTTGAGGCGCAATCGGGAAGATCTCCAATGCACCAGGTGTCGGGCGCGAGCCTTCGCGATAAGAAGTAGCGCGAAGCCGAGGACTGCGAGGGCCACTACGACCGGGTAAAAGTCGTAAAGGATGCGGAAGGGCGCCGCGTCGGCCAGGCGCCTGAGCGACCCCAGCGGGTCGGGGTACAGGACCGGCTCGCCGGCGGGCGTGGTCGAGACGTGCCCCGCGAAGTCGCGTAGGCGCAAAAGGATGGCCCCTAGCGCCAGCCCGAGCACCGCGGCGACGGCGACGCAGACCAAAATCGCCTTCGTCGGGAGGGGCGGCACGGGCTCGTCGGCGGGTGCCTTGGCGGCGTCCGGGACTTCGACGGAATCGGAGACGTCCGCCTCTTCCCGGGCGGAGCTCTCGGGGAAGATCTCGCGGAGCCGGTCGTGGGCTTCCTCGTCTGAGAGGGTGCCTATCCACGCTCCGAGCGAGGTCGGCCCGTCGCGGCCGTTCTCAGCGGGATCCTCCCCGCAGGCGAGCCCGACCACCGACGGGTCGCCGCCCTGGCGCTCCACCAGCCAACGCGCGGCCTCCGGCGCCTCGTGGTAGCGGGCATTCGATTCGCCCACCGTCGAGCGCGGCACGTAGGCGAGCCGCCTGTCGGCGAGATCGACGCCTTCGAGCTCGGGCAGCACGGCTTCGGCAGCCTGACGTCCCTCCCCCGGGCCGGAGGCCGCCCTGTAGCGACGGAAGCCGCCGATGGCCCCGACCACGACGTCTTCCTGGGCGGCGAGCATCGCCCCCAGCGGGCCCTCGCAGAATCCCTCGACCTCGCCGGGCGAGTAGTGGGCGAAGACGTAGAGATGGCTGCCGGCGCCCTTCAGCGGGACGGTCTCCTCGGCGTCCAGCTCGCCACTCTTGGGGTCGAACGGCAGGCCTTCCACTCCCGCGAGGAGGCCTTCGACATCGAAGCACGGGATTAGTATGTGCTCCTCCGCACGCCCCGTCGTCGGACAGAGGCGGATGTTGTTGCCCTTGTATGCCTCGAAGCCGGGGACGGTGAGGAGCCTCTTTGCGCCGAAGCGCTCCGCGAGGTCGGAGACGGCCTTCGTGGCGGCGCCCGCGTCCAGGGAGGCGAAGCGTCCGACCTTGGCGGTCGCGCGCATCAGACCTTGTTTCTCGAGCGCCAAGAGATGCTCCTCCTTAGGCGGCAGTTTTTCGATCAGGGCCCGGTAGACCTCGTCGCGAAGCTTGCGCGCCCCGCGTGAGACTCCGCGCCCCGCGGTCTGCAGGGACTTGTCGTCCAGGTCGGGCGCGTCCCACAGGCCGGGCTGGGACCCCTCGCCGGCCGCATCCGTCGCGGCGCCTTTACGGGAGGACTTTTTGGAAGTCTTCGCCTTCGACGTCTTAGCACCGCCCTTGTCCCGGCGGACGTCCTCCTCGGTGAGCACCCGCCCGCGACCAGGGTACGATCCGTCGTCGCTTCCCACGTT carries:
- the iscB gene encoding RNA-guided endonuclease IscB, whose translation is MFKVFVLDSCGAPLMPAHPARARRLLREGRAVVHKRVPFTIRLKHRRGGTVQPVRLKLDPGSRVTGVAILREKGDEAAVLHLAEMHHKPGISKALLKRRNHRRRRRCANLRYRPPRFDNRARPEGWLPPSLSARVRNVEAWIERYRRLVPVKYLSVETARFDARKLRDPEISGRSTRGESCSATRCVSTCSKSGDARAPTAGHGTWR
- a CDS encoding SDR family oxidoreductase, translating into MGERKLDGSMVMVIGGSSGIGLACAEAARDAGASVVIAGRSPEKLGRAKAQIGADVRTLVADVTDEASVRDLFGRVERVDHLLVAAAETAAVGVVEAEETDVRPTLDIRVWGGFFAAKHAAPAMHGGSITFMSGTSSHRPYPGAAMVAASGGAIEAFARALALELAPIRVNTICAGFVDTPLLDAYYGDERDEAVRELTARLPVGRIGTPEDIADGAMFLMGNGFVTGTVLHIDGGKLLV
- a CDS encoding replication-relaxation family protein, yielding MALKVGREGTITERDKEVFLALFFCRYMSTPQLTRLFFPSASKARSRLAQLLKKGYVTNRTMYVVEPTSWDERVSAQGVWHLTKSGFDSVTETLELDEAYVPKPLLPRQARHYVRAAEIYAAVKHRLDDELGPYPAWEWRHEKRVLYTGEYENVPYQHKPDAHVLLCDQVFIIERQTAESKVGPAKIYEKVEDHKRFVELRLRKPAEILFVFDHGDSPMIDAARRAGEQHGIEVVGRDVTGIADYLYNAALRLSP